The following coding sequences lie in one Arachis ipaensis cultivar K30076 chromosome B03, Araip1.1, whole genome shotgun sequence genomic window:
- the LOC107634767 gene encoding probable calcium-binding protein CML25 has product MTGIMSKEIETPTHSQTPLTFFPISSFLSFPNPTATKSPFIQILIKNKKHRIMGLRSLFNRNKDLIPSSTPSRSTSMSVRSRTRMAAELEQVFHKFDVNGDGKIDASELGAIMGSLGQKATEQELINMLREVDGDGDGYISLQEFIELNTKGVDSDEVLENLKEAFSVFDIDGNGSITAEELNTVMRSLGEECTLAECRRMISGVDSDGDGMIDFEEFRVMMMMGSRHDTTNRVLPDPDY; this is encoded by the coding sequence ATGACAGGCATTATGTCAAAAGAGATTGAAACCCCCACCCACTCACAAACACCATTAACATTTTTCCCAATCTCCTCATTTCTCTCCTTCCCAAACCCAACCGCAACAAAATCCCCTTtcattcaaattttaattaaaaataaaaaacatagaaTCATGGGCCTAAGATCCCTGTTTAATCGCAACAAGGACCTGATCCCGTCATCCACGCCGTCACGATCCACCTCCATGTCGGTGCGGTCACGAACCCGCATGGCCGCCGAGCTCGAACAAGTCTTCCACAAATTCGACGTTAACGGCGACGGCAAGATCGACGCATCGGAGCTTGGAGCCATAATGGGAAGCCTGGGGCAAAAGGCGACGGAGCAAGAACTCATCAACATGCTCCGCGAGGTTGACGGCGACGGCGACGGTTACATCAGCCTCCAGGAGTTCATCGAGCTGAACACAAAGGGCGTGGATTCCGATGAGGTCCTTGAGAACCTGAAGGAGGCCTTCTCAGTGTTTGACATTGACGGCAACGGTTCCATCACGGCGGAGGAGCTTAACACCGTGATGAGGAGCCTCGGCGAGGAGTGCACGCTGGCAGAGTGCCGGAGGATGATCAGCGGCGTCGACAGCGACGGTGACGGCATGATCGATTTCGAAGAATTTAGGGTTATGATGATGATGGGTTCTCGCCACGACACCACCAACAGAGTTTTGCCTGATCCTGATTATTGA